The genomic window AGGCTGGTCATTACCTGTGCTTTGCTTACCTTATTTAAAACTGCTATTCCCcagctgaaatgaaaagcagagtGTGTTACTGGGGTCTCTGGGAGGGTctccagcctgggcagcccctccccagctgaGCTGTGAGTGTCTGTGCCCCAAACCCTTCTGGGGGAGCACTTTGGGCATGGGGAGCTCCTgggtggggcaggagctgcttaCTCTGTCTGCTGGCTCGAGTCTGTCACTCCTGAGCTGGGGCTTGGCAGGGTCTGCGTCCCTGTGGGAGCAAAGAGAGGGTGTGACTGGTCCCCCTGAGGGGCCCTGGATGGTTTTCCATCTCTGGAGGGTGTCCACCTCTGCTCCCATTGCTCccagtttaaataaaaaagaaatggtTATTAAATAGTGTCCAGTGACAGCTCAATGGCCACAAGAGGCAAAGAGATGCCCTGCTCTGGTGGGCAGAGAAGCAAAGGGAGTTATTCTGCAGGGAAATCACTCCCCTGGCTGaccctggggcagagcagctgctcagcaccacTGGTGCTCACTCTGCACTGGTTTATCCTTCCCCAGGAAAAATATTCCTGATTCCCGCAGTCTGCAGGGAGAAGCCGGGCTGGGGCGGGGGGATGCTGGTGGGgaccccaggcagctccagggagatGTGAGGGGGAGGGAAGGTGGGGATGGGAAATCCGAGGGTCCCTCACCTACCTTGGGTGTGCAGAGAGCGCCCCGGTGCCCGGGGGGGGCTGAGGCTCGGCGGGGACCGGGACCGGGCCCGGGCCGGGGGGaaggtggggcagctcctcggGGGCTGGAACGAGAGGGCGGCTGGGGTCAGGGCTGAGCCTGCCGGCACCAGGAGCACCAGGAGatgccaggagctgtggcactCCCCAGGGATCTGCtgctcgggctgcagcagctccagagccccGGGGCAGGAATTACCGGGGCAGGAGTTACCGGGGCAGGAGTTACCGGGGCAGGAGTTACCGGGGCAGGAGTTATCGGGGCAGGAGTTACCGGGGCAGGAGTTACCGGTGCGGGAGTTAccggggcaggctgggctccGAGCACTGCCCCGGACAGCAGTTTTACCTGCAGCGGGATGCTCGCTCTGGGCTCCACGTGTGATGACGGCTCCGGAGGGCTCGGTGCCCCGGGCGGGTGTCCCGGCAGGGTCCCCCCGGGCCCGGCCAGGTTCCTCCTCCTGAGGAACTCTCTCTGGCGGGGGCTGCTGGCCGGGGGTCGCGGGGCCCGGGCAGATGTGGCCCCGTCCCTGCGCCGCAGCCGCTCCCGCTCCTGCTGCCGCCGCTCGCTCCTCTCCTCGTAGCTCTCGCCCGGGCGCGGCCGTGCCCTCCTGGGCATGGTGGCCTTGTCCCCTCGGGACCTCTGCCCTGCGGAACCCAAAACACGGGGGCTGAGTGGAAATGAGCCGTTTCTAGGGTTTGTGGGTGTGGGGTGGTGGGCAAGTGCTTCTGGAGTGCCACTTACATCTGGGATGCTTCCATGCTGTTTAGTTTGTATTAAAATGTGCTCTGGCTTTCTTTTTGCTGTCCTGGTGGTAGCTGTGGGGTGCTCAAAGCTCATTCCTGGGGCTATCTTTTACTGTAGGGACCTCCTTTGAAGATGAGCTGCATTTTTCGGGTGGTGCCTGGGTGGGGAAGGTGCCCACAAGTCCCAGTCTGGACACGGCTCCAAAAGCTGAGcgtttttcaactcattttgCTCCAGTTTTGAAAAGGCCCAGTTGTGTGTTCTGCTCAGTCTCCACTCATCCATCTCTTCACTCATCCATCTCTTCAGTCATCCATCAGGAAAAGCTCAGCCCTCTCCCAcctgtgctgcctctgccttGCCCTACCTGTCCCAGGGCTGTAAAAGCCTCACTTCACCAAAAATGCACTGAAAAGCAGGATAAAGCTTAAAGAAACACAGTCCATTACTCACCCTGGGCTGAGCAAACCCTGGAGGCTTTCTTGACAAGCTAATGTTctatttcctccttttcttaCCCCAAATTACCCTCTCTAATTAAACATGTCCTCTGTCTTTGCTTTCCAAGCTCTTACACTTCTTGCTTCAAGGGAAACCAGGAAAAAGCCCCTCTGCTTGTTGCTggttcctgctccagctccccggTGCAAGTTGTGAGGCTGAAAGCGGGGtgaaaaggagggagaaggcGGCGGGTGCTGCCCGTGGCCCCGGCAGCCcctgggtgctgcagccctTACCTGAGCCCGGGTCCCGTCCTGCCCCTGGGGTGCCGCGCCGAGCCGGGCGCTGCCGGGCAGGAGCTCACCCGGCTGCCCTCCTCATGCCAGCCCGAGCATCGTGTGCCCTCACCCTCCGCTTCTCTCTCTGCAACAGGAAACGCTGCAGCTGCGGCTGCGGCCGGGCCCCGgttcctggctgtgctgcagcccgGCTCGGCGGGCTCAGCCTTATCTCGGCACCCCCGGTGCCCAGCCCGGTGCCCAGCCCGGTGCCCAGCCCGGTGCCCTGCTGGAAGCACAGCCAGCAGTTACCTCCTGGGGCATCTCCCCGtgctgctccgggccacagagCTTGAGTTGGAGCTGCTTGTGGCACTCGGGGATGGAGTTTCCCTGAGCGGCTTTGGGGCAGAGGAATCCAGACTTAGGGAAGTACAGTAATGCTATTATTGTAAGGCTTCTTGCAGattggaaagaggaaaaaaaagcgTGTTTTGGCAGCTGAGGAGAGGTCAGGAATGGCAGAAATTCATTAAGTCTGTAGAGAAGTGAAGGCTTCGTTAATGCAAATCGGGAGGAGGTCGGTTTAGCCAGCTGGGCACTGATAAGGGCACCGTGCCCTGATAAGGGCTCCTGGCTTGTGCACGTGGAGAAGGAACACCCGGCAAAGCAGAGATCTGAAAGGAACGTTGGATTTATTTCTACAAAGACCGGCATGGAAGGGATGTGTGACAGAAAATCTCCAGATTCAGAGACTCTCTCGTGGCTTTGGGTGGCTTCTGCTGCTTGGCCCAAACTGTGGTTCAGGgccagggctcagctcagctgccTCGGTGGCTTTCCAGAGGGAACAGTTTCTGCAGGTTGAGCAGGAACCCCGCTGGTGGGGCAGGGCACTGGCAGCAGATCCTGCTGCAGGACTTCTCTGAAGTGTTCCTGGTTGGAAAAAGCCCTCTTCAAGAGCCCATTGCCAAAAAGGACAATTCTGTGCTGCGTTACAGACTCCTGGAGGGTCCTGCCCCgggctgccagggctcagcacagGGATGCCCCGGTGTGCAGAGGGCACCGAGCAGCTGGGCTCCCACCCAGACCCGTCCTGCCGggccccaggtgtcccagcaCGGCTCCAGGACTACGTTCTCCTGACGTTCTCCAGGCGGTagctgctgaggagcagggagtCCAGGAGCTCCGGGGCCAGGCTGCGCAGCAGGAGCATGCTGCCCACGGCCGGGGACGGGTAGTGCAGCTCCCTGCGGCGCAGGGCTCCGGCCCGGATGATCTCCAGGGCACACTCCTCCTTGGGCGCCGGCGTCTGCGGGATGACGTGCGAGACGGCGCGCACGGCGCTCTCTGCAAGGGACAGGGACGTGTCAGggggacacggccagcagcGCACCAGCGTGTCTGGGGCATCCTCCAACCCACACACTCCGGGGAGCAGACCTGCTCAACAAGGCTTAGAACGGTGAAAATAACCATTATAAGAAGTCCTTCCCTTTGCTTTCCACCTCTTGAGAGGCCACAGGACCTCCCCTGAGTTCACCGAGGCGGTGGCAGAGTCAAAGGCCTCAGGGCACACTTTTTGAAGGGTTGGGGTGCTGTTTCCAGAGCTGCACAGACTCTGCAGGAGGAGGCTCCAGcgcaggggcagagcaggctggCACCAGGGACTGGTGGGCTcagctgggcagtgcctggcacGGGCTGTGCCGTGGGGTCCCGGTGGGGCTGAGCTCACCTGTGTTGATGTAGCCCAGGATGCAGAGCGTGATGGAAACGTTGACCTTGTCTATGATGAGTTCCTGCCTCAAGGAGCTGAAAAATCCGTCTAAGGCGAACTTGGTTGCGGAATAGGGAGCAGTAAAAGGGCCAGCAATTTTACCTGAACAGAGACACAGTGCTGGGCTTCAGGTGCTGGGCAGGCACCTGCTGCACAACCCTCCCTCCTCTTGCCCTGCCAGTGCTGGGATTTAGGGTGTTGGAATAAGCTGCCATGGATGCCGGAGAGAAATAAACACGCAGGAATGTTCAAAATGTAACGTGTGGCACAAAGGgcctcccagagcagctgatgctgctcttgtgtccctgcagggattGAAAATGTGTTGGGATGTGGCCATGCCTGTGAAATCACCTGCACTGCAGCCTGTGAAGGTGATCAGAGGGTGCCAGGAGACTGACAggacaaaagagaaatttccCAGAGGATTTGAACTGTGCACCAAAGAGCTGAGCCAGGTGCTgaccctgagccccagctctgcttgggACCTTCCTCTGCCTTTGGAAGCGGAGTCTCAGAGGGATCCGTGGCAGGCAGAGAAGGGCTGCGTTAGGAGCTCACCCGCTATGGATGAAACCACCACGATGCTGCCCTCGCTCTCCTtcagcaggggcagggcagccGTGGCCAAGGCCACGTAGCTGATGAAGTTGGTCTCCATGAGCGTTCGGACGTGCTCCACGTCCCCGCTGAAGAAGGTGAAGCTGCTCTGGCCGATGTGGTTCAGGATCAGCATGTCCAGGCCACCTGGGGGCAGAGCAGTTTGCCTCCAAACCTGCACCTCCCGAGGCTGGGCTgtgtggggtgaggggcagctcCGCAGCACCTACCCCAGGTGTTCTCCGcctccctcagcacctcctcgggcaggctggggctggccaTGGAGCCGCTGATGTAGCGGGCGGAGGCAGCGCCGAGCTCCAGGCATCGCTCCACAACCTGGGGACAGAACGGGCGTGGATGGGCTCCCCTGCCTGGAACCCCcgtcccagctgctcctgtcCTGGGCCAGGAAGGGCCGGTGCTGGGGAAGCCGTGGGGAGGATCTGCAGGGCACCAGGCGTGCCCGGGCTGGGGTGGGTATCCCCATCCCGCCAGCACGCCCTGCTCGCCGTTTACTTTCTGCAGCCTGGCCTCTGTGCGTGCCGTGAGCAGCAGGTGGGCCTCCATCCGGGCCAGGTGATAAGCCATCTGCTCCCCGATGCCGCTGCTGGCTCCCGTCACGATCACCCGCTTGCCCCGCAGCATCTCTGGGAGGAGGCGCAGGGCTCAGGGCTCGCTGTCCCTCTGCGGGCACCGCGCTCTCCCCGTC from Taeniopygia guttata chromosome 26, bTaeGut7.mat, whole genome shotgun sequence includes these protein-coding regions:
- the LOC100225021 gene encoding 11-beta-hydroxysteroid dehydrogenase 1 yields the protein MGLLLKVLIPLLGAALAFYFYSAPGKFSEEMLRGKRVIVTGASSGIGEQMAYHLARMEAHLLLTARTEARLQKVVERCLELGAASARYISGSMASPSLPEEVLREAENTWGGLDMLILNHIGQSSFTFFSGDVEHVRTLMETNFISYVALATAALPLLKESEGSIVVVSSIAGKIAGPFTAPYSATKFALDGFFSSLRQELIIDKVNVSITLCILGYINTESAVRAVSHVIPQTPAPKEECALEIIRAGALRRRELHYPSPAVGSMLLLRSLAPELLDSLLLSSYRLENVRRT